In the Syntrophus aciditrophicus SB genome, GACTGATGAACAGCGCCCTGCTGGAGGTGATCTGCTGGTACGTGTGCGCTTTCGCCGTTCTATTTTTTACCGTGAATTTTGTTTATCGGCATTTCTGAGGTAGGTCATGGGCTCCTTAACGGTGGACTGCACAAAAGACCGGTTCTCGGCAAAGGAACTGGCTGTCATCATGGGCATATCATGGCAGGCGATCCAGAAGCGGGCGGATCAGGAAGGCTGGCCTTGTGAAATGGAAACGGGCAGAGGCGGCAAAAGGAAGCTTTTTCGCCGCGCCGTCCTCCCCGTCGATTGGCAGGCCCGCATCGCCAGACAGCGCGCCGCCCAGGCGGCCGCCGCCATCGCCCCCGAGTCTCCGGAAATGGCCGGCTATCGGGCCGCCCGGAACTATCTGGAAGACCTGGAAAGGGAGAAGGAAGAGAAACGCCTTATAAAGGAGAGGGGGCTGGTCGAATTCGCCCGGTTGCCGGAGGCCCGGAAACGGGAGGCGGAGGCCTGCTGGGAGGTCCTCAAGGCGAAAGACGCCTTCATCGAGGCCGGCGGTTTCGGAAGGATACAGGGAGCAGCCCTGTTCTGCGCCCAGTTCAATGAGGGCAAAATTCCCCTGGACGACGGGATTGTCGAGATCGTCAACAAGACCGGCAAGCTCCATCCCTCCACCCTGTACCGCTGGGAGGAGAAATACGAGACGCAGGGGCTCGCCGGCCTGGCCTGGCATTACGGGAAGAACGCAGGGCGCACGCTGCTGACGCCGGACATGCAGGACTTCATCCGCGCGATGATCCTGGAGCACAACCGGGTTTCGGTTCCCAAACTCATGGCGGGCCTGGAGGCGCGGTTTGCCGGGCAGGAGATCCCCGCTTCCCACGTCGTCTGGAGATGGGCGTCCCGCTGGCGGGACGAGAACCGCGTGCTGCTTTTATCCATTCACAATCCGGACGAGTGGAAATCGAGGTACGGCGCCGCGTTCGGCAGCGCCTCCGCCTCGGTGGGCCGCCTCAACCAGTTGTGGGAATCGGATGCCACCCCCGGCGACATCATGCTCGCCGAAGGGCGGCACACGGTGATCGGAATGATCGACGTCTGGAGCCGCCGGGCGAAGGTACTGGTCGTGCCGTCATCGAAGGCCGTGGCCATCGCGGCGCTTCTGCGGCGCTGCCTGCTGGACTGGGGCGTTCCCGAAGTCCTGCGGACGGACAACGGCAAGGACTTCACCGCCCGCCACATGACGCGCGTCCTGGAATCCCTGGAAATAGAACAGGATCTCTGCCCTCCCTTCACCCCAGAAATGAAGCCCCACATCGAACGCTTCTTCCATACCTTCTCTCACGGCATCGTGGAACTGCTCCCCGGCTATATAGGCCACAACGTGGCCCAGCGCAAGGCCATCGAGTCCCGGAAGTCTTTTGCCGAGCGCCTGATGAAGAAGGGCGCCGTCCTGGATGTGAAGCTTGCCGCCCGGGAGTTCCAGGAGATCTGCGACCGCTGGATCGAGTCGGTCTATCATCAGGATCCTCACGGCTCCCTGGACGGGAAGCGCCCCGCGGAGATGGTCCGCTCCTGGACGGCCCCGGTGCGGAGGATCGCAGACGAGCGGGCCCTGGATGTGCTGCTCGCCCCCGCCCCGCAGGACGGCGGCGTCCGGAAGGTGGGCAAGAAGGGCGTGACGGTCAACCGGAGGCATTACGTCAACACGGCCCTGATCGGTTACGAGGATCAGTCCGTTCAGGTGCTGCTCGATTACGCCGATGTGGGGAAGGCCTACATCTTCGCCGCTTCCGGGGAGTATGTCTGCACGGCGGTGGATCCGGACTGGAGCGGCATTTCCGCCGCCGATCTGGCGAGCCACGCGAAACACACGCAGAAGAAGGCCTACGCCGAAATGCGCAAGGAAGCCCGGAAGCTGATCCGGGAACACAAGATCGCCCTCGTCCCCGAAGACATCCTGGCGCACCGGGAGAGCCTTCTTGCGAACGTCGAGGAACTGCCTCAAAAGACGGTGGAATATTCCACGCCCGCCCTGAAGGAGGCCGCCTTTGCCGTGGCCGATGCCGACCGGACGCCCAACGCACAGGCTCTTGCCGGCAGGATCGAGCTGCCGCCTGAGGTCCTTGAATACGAGGAACGGCAGAAGAAGGTGGTCGACCTCCGGCAGAAGCGGCGGGAGCGACGGGTCTTCGCGAACAACGAAGAGATATACTGTTGGATTCTGGACCGGATCAAGGCCGGCACAGTCACGGAAACCCAGAAGCAGTGGAAGAAGGAATACGAAGCCTGGCAGGAAACCGAGGCCGGGAAAGCGAGAAGGAAGCCCTTCACCAGCACCATTGGAATACGCGCACTGACAGGGGAAACCGCCGAGGCGGCCCTGTGAAATTAAGAGGAGGAAGTTGAAATAGGCAATGAGACACGAACTGGCAAAAACGAAGAATGTGCGGCTGTTTATCTCCGCTGTCGGCGAGCTGCGCAACCGCCCCCTGGGGGTGGAAGGCATGGGCCTGCTGTGGGGAGAGCCGGGGGAAGGAAAGACAACGGTTGTCGCCTACGCGGCCAACACGATGGACGGGATCTTCCTGCGGGCGAATGCCTGTTGGACGGTGACGGCCATGCTGGGCGCCCTGGTCACGGAACTGGGAGGCGCTCCCCGCGCGCGGAGATCAGTCATGATGGACGACATCTCGCAGCGGCTCATGAATCAGGACCGGGTGATCTTCATCGACGAGGCGGATTATCTCTTCCGTCAGACGGAGATGCTGGACACCCTGCGGGACATCTACGACCTCACCGGGGCAGCGGTAGTCCTGATCGGCATGGAGCGCATCGCCCGCACGATCCAGGACCGCGGCCGCTTCGCCCGGCGGATCACCCAGTGGGTGGAGTTCAAGGGGGTGGATCTCGACGACGCCCGGACCCTGGCGGACACGGTCTGCGAGGTGAAGCTGGCGGATGATCTCCTGGAGCATCTGCACCGGGAGGCGAAGGCGAACGTAGGCCGGATGGTCGTCGGGCTGTCGCGGATCGAGCAGATGGCGAAGACTTCGGGGCTGGAGACGGTAACCCTTGACGACTGGGCGGATCGCCCTCTGTACTTCGATCAGCCGAAGTTCCGGAAGAGGGGGTAGCCATGCCGGGAGTGAAGGGAATGAAACAGAAACCCGCCCTCTATTCGGCGCGGCAGAAAATGTGGACGACGATCCGGATCAAGCGGCGCTTCGATATCCGGGACCTGCTGATCACCGTGCCGGGGGCGAAAGCGGACAACGCCCGCAAGCTGCTCAACCTGCTGGAAAAGGAAGGATACATCACCGCCATCGGCGGGTACGTTACCGGCCGGGGAGGCAACTATAAAGGATACCGGCTCGTAAAGGACGCCGGTCCGGAATGCCCGGTGAAATCGCCGTCCGTCCCGGCGCGGAAAAAAGAAGGACGGGAGGAGAGGCATCATGCCGCAAGAGGATCGCATCGCGCTGCTGCTGCGCACTATTGAGGAAAAGGGGCAGGCCGCCACGGCGCGGGCCCTTGGCGTTTCGGCCTCCGCCCTCTCCCAGATCCGCAAAGGCACCTACGGGGCGGACATGTCCCGGATACTCCAGCGGGTCGGCGAGGTCTTCGGCTCGGAGACGGTGAACTGCCCGGTCATGGGGATTATCTCCCTGAAAAGGTGCGCCGCGGAACGGCGGAAGCCCTGCGCGGCCACATCCCCCCAGCGGGTGCGCCTATGGCGGGCGTGCCGGGAATGCAGGGAGGCGCAAAAATGACCATCTCGAAGAAGGAACTGGCGATCATCCACATCGCCAAGGCCCAGTGCGGCTGGACTGACGAGGAATACCGGCACACCCTGAAGGACGGCTTCGGGGTGTCTTCGTCGAAAGAACTGACCTCGAAGCAGGCGGACAGGCTGATCGCCCTGTTCCAGGCGGACGGCTTCCGGATCGTGAGCAGACCGAAGCGGCAACCCTCCGGCAATCCGGCGAATTGGGACAGGCTGCCCCTGCTGAAGAAGATCGGCGCGATCCTGGCCGACATCGGCAAGACGGAAGCCTACGCCGACGGCATCTCCCGGAGGATGTTCAAGGTGGACGCCTGCCGGTGGTGCACGCCGGAACAGCTCTGGAAGATCGTCGTCGCCCTGGAATACACGCGGAACAAGCTGACCGGCGAGGGGCCGACGGAATCGATAGCCCGGAGAAGAAAGAAAGCGCTCAAAGCGCGCAACGCTTAAGGAAGGAGGCAGAAATGGACGTGATTATCGTCAAGGACGAGGGAATCGTGGGCGTATACAACAAGTTCCAGCGGCTGGAAAAGCTGATTTACGTCATGGCCGATGAGCCCTATGAACCGATTCATCACCGCATCCTGCGGGAAATGTGGGATGCCATCAAGGCCCACGCCACAGGGAAAGGAGGCCGGACATGAACAGCGGAACAGAAAATCTACCGCCCCGGAAGAACCGGAAGGAGGCGCGGCAGAGGCTGCAGAAAGAACTGCATGAATCCCGGAAAAGCCGCCTGAAGGACGAGCTGATGGAGCACATCGGCCGCCAGAACGCCATCGGGATGGCGGAACTCCATGAGCTTATCTACGGGGAGAGCTGGGAGAACCGGATCAACGACACCCGGGGCATCCGGAAGCTGATCACGGAGCTGCGCAACGAAGGCCGTCCGATCTGCTCGATCTCGAACCGCAACGGAGGCGGCTATTACCTGGCCGCGGCGGGCAGCGAGCTGGAGAATTACCTGCAGGCCAACGAACGGCGCGCCCTGCGGGTGCTGGCCCGGAATTCCCGAATCAAGAAGATCGCCCTGCCGGAATACCTGGGACAGGTGCGGCTCAGTCTGGAGGAGGCGGCGTGATGGAATTGAAACCGTGCCCGTTCTGCGGGGAGAATGATGTGGAGGTAATCCATACGGTTATGGGGAATTACTATTATGTGATCTGTCGGGACTGCGGCGCTGCTGGTCCTGTCCAGTATTCATCAGCGGCGGCGATTCACATATGGAACAGGAGGGCGGCGTGATGGCGAAGATGACGGCGACAATATGCGAAGGTGTTGACTTCCGTGAGAAGGCGGACGAACTGCTGCGGAGGCTCCTGTGGTTGAAGGCGGTGGAAGTTCAGGTGGAGACCGACGCCAATGCCGAAATGGAAGCGCTGGCCGCCCGTTATCGGGACCAGCTTTCCCGGACTCAGCAGTCCATCAGGGACAAAGAGGCGGAACTCCAGAAGCTGATGAAGGCGGGCCGGAGCGTATTTTTCGCCGCCGGCGATGTCTGTCTGCTGGCCGCCGGATCGCTGCTTCGCCAGGTGGAGAACAAGGTGAGGATCCACGGGAAGAAGGACGAGGTGGTCGGGAGGCTGGAGGCCGCCGGCTTCCACGAGGCGGTTAAGGTGGAAAAGACCTTCGACCGGGACCTGATCAATACCTGGAACGATATGAAGCTCGGTCTCATCGGCGCGGAGCGCAAGGCCGTGGAAACGTTCAACTACGATCTGAAAAAGACGTCCTGATGACGTCTTCCTTTCCTTCCGGAGGGCGGGGCGGCGACTTCTCTTCCGGAGGGGAGGAAAGATTTCATTTTGAGAAGGGATGGAAGAATGACGGTTGACGAACAGTTGCGGGAAATGGTGAAGGCCTGCGGGCTTCCCGTGCGGGGAAGTTACCGGAACGCCGAGGTCTGCATGATCCTCGGGTTTTCCCGGGCGACGTTCTGCCGGCTCATCGATGCGTGGCAGCCCGACGACAACGGCAATCCCGTCGTTCCCTATTCCCTGAAATCCTACATGCTCCGGCAGGAACGCCGGGTAAGCTGGGACGAGCTGGCGGCCTTCCTGGAGCGCAACGACACATGGGAGCGCCGCTACGGGATGCAGGACGAGCGGCAACTGAGCCTGTTATAACAGGTGTTATCCGGCGACAAACTTTTAAGAACGGGGAGAGGCCATTTCCCGAATGGTATTCTCGTCAAAGAAATCGATAGCGGGCAGCCCGGCCCTTTCCCGCAGCTCGTTAATGGCGACGGCCAGCGCATTGTATTGCATCGCGTTTTGTATCGCCGCCCTGATCCTGCGGTCCTGCTCGGCTGCGGCTTCTTTTTCCCGGGCAATGCGCCGGCGGCGAAAAGCGTCATAGACGAGCCAGACATTAAGCCCCACGGCGAGAAAGAAGAAAGGCCAACCGAAAATTCTGCCGGGGTCGGCCTGAAAGTAAGCAATAACGTCCTTGAAGATGTGCATGGCATGACCTCCGTAATCAAGGAAGAACCTGAAAATAACGATGCAGTAAGAAGAGACCGTCAAGACGGTCATAATCCAGCGAGGGATCACGGGCGTTCTCCGGAGGGTCATTTTGATTGGCGAATCGGAATATAGTCCTCCGGAGCACCCGTGTCAATAACAGAAAAAGGACGCTTCAAGATGTCTTCAACAACGATTAAATGCCCAGTGTGCCTGGCGGAGATCGACGTCCTGGAAGCCCTGGCGGAAGGTGATCTGCGGGCGGTTCTGGAGATGCAGGACGCCTTTTATCCGCATGGCCGCCTGGTGCGGGCCTACTTCGAACTGTTCGGCGTGTCGCCGGGATTCCGGAATGTTCACCGACTGCGGGTCCTCACGGAAGAGATGCGGACGCTCTTCGAGCGGGAGGAATTCTCCTACAACCGGAAGTTCTACCGGATCTCCCGCGCCGGCATTGCCGAGGCCCTTTCCGGCATGGTCAAACGCCGCTTCCCGGAGCCCCTGAAGAACCACAATTATCTGAAGTCCTGTATGATCACGATTTCCGAGCGGGAAGCCTCGACAGCTTCGAAAACGGCGGAACGGGATCTGAGGAAGAAGGAAACCGGCCTGCGATCCGGAGCGCGATATCCCGTCACGGAGGAGACCGTGACGGTCCCGAAGATGAAGGACGTTCCTCCGGCCCGCCTGACGCCCGAGCAGATCGAGGCCAACCGGAAACGGCTCAAGGACATGATCACCGGAATCGGATAAGAAACATGCCGCCGCCCGGCGCCGAGGCGGGGAATATCGGGCCTCCATACTCAGGTCCCGCCGGAACCGCCCTGTGGAATCCGGCGATAAACCTTAATGATAAACTGGCATATTTTTATACTTTCCCAAGCGTTCTGGTTGGCGGAGACGGCATATTTCGGCTGGAACCTTACCCCGCAGAGTGATGCCGATATTATCTGTGATGGAATGGTTGTGCTCATCGGCGCTCTGGCATTCCTCAAGCCGAGTTGAAAAACGACAAGGAGAAAAGCGTGAAACAGAAGTATTTTCCCACGGAAGAAGAGCTGGAACTGATCCGGAAGACATACGACGGCAGTTCGCTGGCTCTCAACCGGATCATGCGGCTTCTGGGCCGTAAATATCCCCGCTGGTATGTGCGCAGATTAGCTGCACACATGGGGCTGGCTATCCCGAAGCCTGCGGATTGGACGGCCGCCGAAGAATCCTATGTGGCGGAGCACTACCCGAAGATGGGAGTGAAAGCCCTGCAGAAAGGCCTGCGTCATAATTTTGGAGTATCCCGCTCCACCACGGCAATTCACGTGAAAGTCAAGCGGCTCGGACTGCTTTCCGCCGACGGCGAAGGCTTCACGCTGCGAGGACTGTGCAAGCTGCTCTGGAACGACCAGGAGAATCATTCCATCGTTTACCGCTGGATGGAGAAGGGATGGCTGAAGGGGAAGCGTCGCGGAACGTTGCGCAAGAAATGCCAGGGCGGCGATCACTGGTATTTTGATCCGGAATGGGTGCGGAGTTTCATCGTCGCCCATCCCGAGGAGATCGACCTGCGCCTGGTGGATCCCGTGGCTTTCATCCGCCTGGTGGCCGGCGACAAGGAAATACTCAAGATCTGCAAGTGCCCGGCCTGCGGACTGGAGCATGAAACAAAAACAATC is a window encoding:
- a CDS encoding Lar family restriction alleviation protein: MELKPCPFCGENDVEVIHTVMGNYYYVICRDCGAAGPVQYSSAAAIHIWNRRAA
- a CDS encoding DDE-type integrase/transposase/recombinase encodes the protein MGSLTVDCTKDRFSAKELAVIMGISWQAIQKRADQEGWPCEMETGRGGKRKLFRRAVLPVDWQARIARQRAAQAAAAIAPESPEMAGYRAARNYLEDLEREKEEKRLIKERGLVEFARLPEARKREAEACWEVLKAKDAFIEAGGFGRIQGAALFCAQFNEGKIPLDDGIVEIVNKTGKLHPSTLYRWEEKYETQGLAGLAWHYGKNAGRTLLTPDMQDFIRAMILEHNRVSVPKLMAGLEARFAGQEIPASHVVWRWASRWRDENRVLLLSIHNPDEWKSRYGAAFGSASASVGRLNQLWESDATPGDIMLAEGRHTVIGMIDVWSRRAKVLVVPSSKAVAIAALLRRCLLDWGVPEVLRTDNGKDFTARHMTRVLESLEIEQDLCPPFTPEMKPHIERFFHTFSHGIVELLPGYIGHNVAQRKAIESRKSFAERLMKKGAVLDVKLAAREFQEICDRWIESVYHQDPHGSLDGKRPAEMVRSWTAPVRRIADERALDVLLAPAPQDGGVRKVGKKGVTVNRRHYVNTALIGYEDQSVQVLLDYADVGKAYIFAASGEYVCTAVDPDWSGISAADLASHAKHTQKKAYAEMRKEARKLIREHKIALVPEDILAHRESLLANVEELPQKTVEYSTPALKEAAFAVADADRTPNAQALAGRIELPPEVLEYEERQKKVVDLRQKRRERRVFANNEEIYCWILDRIKAGTVTETQKQWKKEYEAWQETEAGKARRKPFTSTIGIRALTGETAEAAL
- a CDS encoding gp16 family protein, giving the protein MTISKKELAIIHIAKAQCGWTDEEYRHTLKDGFGVSSSKELTSKQADRLIALFQADGFRIVSRPKRQPSGNPANWDRLPLLKKIGAILADIGKTEAYADGISRRMFKVDACRWCTPEQLWKIVVALEYTRNKLTGEGPTESIARRRKKALKARNA
- a CDS encoding host-nuclease inhibitor Gam family protein; amino-acid sequence: MAKMTATICEGVDFREKADELLRRLLWLKAVEVQVETDANAEMEALAARYRDQLSRTQQSIRDKEAELQKLMKAGRSVFFAAGDVCLLAAGSLLRQVENKVRIHGKKDEVVGRLEAAGFHEAVKVEKTFDRDLINTWNDMKLGLIGAERKAVETFNYDLKKTS
- a CDS encoding AAA family ATPase, with translation MRHELAKTKNVRLFISAVGELRNRPLGVEGMGLLWGEPGEGKTTVVAYAANTMDGIFLRANACWTVTAMLGALVTELGGAPRARRSVMMDDISQRLMNQDRVIFIDEADYLFRQTEMLDTLRDIYDLTGAAVVLIGMERIARTIQDRGRFARRITQWVEFKGVDLDDARTLADTVCEVKLADDLLEHLHREAKANVGRMVVGLSRIEQMAKTSGLETVTLDDWADRPLYFDQPKFRKRG